One segment of Methanolinea mesophila DNA contains the following:
- a CDS encoding anthranilate synthase component I family protein: protein MAKCGIDDAALVLNLGYDEFYTLVRNRDMPVFVPLCLECPLPGITPPAVYSGLNPQTGFLLESMEGPSRNARYSFLGVRPDLELRLGRTTWCEGDETLISFFSGLAGENPIARLQDLLARYTVAGPRFPRYSGGLVGYCTYDLVKDLEPRVDISGKRNPEDNYARFMLSRDNLVFDHEAGILRIVCNALVMPSTHPEDEYYRCRARIFDLLEKIGTIGDRNDGPAGHYTPSAKSGPRRSNMSRREFEDAVMVVKEHIRAGDIFQAVISRRIDCALEGDSFALYEALRRINPSPYMYYLDFGDTKVIGSSPEMLVRVEGRRVTTVPIAGTRLRGRTREEDALLEQNLLSDEKERAEHTMLVDLARNDLGRVCSFGTVGVTEFMSVEKFSHVQHLVSVVEGELSPVLHPAAALISCFPAGTVSGAPKIRAMQIIDSLEPDPRGIYAGAVGYFGLDGNMEFAITIRTIVVKDRVASFQVGAGIVADSDPAREWEETEHKAGAMLRALESAGGSPS, encoded by the coding sequence ATGGCGAAATGCGGCATAGACGATGCCGCTTTAGTGCTTAATCTCGGGTACGATGAGTTTTATACCCTGGTCAGGAACAGGGACATGCCCGTTTTTGTCCCGCTCTGCCTCGAATGCCCCCTGCCAGGGATCACCCCCCCCGCGGTCTACTCGGGATTGAACCCGCAAACCGGGTTCCTTCTCGAATCGATGGAGGGGCCCTCGCGAAATGCGAGGTATTCATTCCTCGGAGTAAGACCCGACCTCGAGTTGCGCCTGGGGAGAACGACCTGGTGTGAGGGGGATGAAACGCTCATCTCGTTCTTTTCAGGACTTGCCGGAGAGAACCCCATCGCACGACTACAGGATCTGCTCGCACGGTACACCGTGGCGGGTCCCCGGTTCCCCCGTTATTCCGGGGGGCTGGTCGGGTACTGCACCTACGACCTGGTGAAAGACCTCGAGCCCCGGGTGGATATCTCGGGAAAGAGAAATCCTGAAGATAATTACGCCCGTTTCATGTTATCCAGGGATAATCTGGTATTCGACCACGAAGCCGGCATCCTGAGGATCGTGTGCAATGCGCTGGTAATGCCCTCCACACATCCTGAAGATGAATATTACCGCTGCAGAGCCCGGATTTTCGATCTCCTGGAAAAAATCGGAACTATCGGGGACCGGAACGACGGCCCCGCCGGCCATTACACTCCCTCCGCAAAGAGCGGCCCCCGCCGTTCAAATATGTCACGCCGCGAATTCGAGGACGCGGTAATGGTCGTAAAGGAGCATATCAGGGCAGGGGATATATTCCAGGCGGTGATCTCACGCAGGATCGATTGCGCTCTCGAAGGCGACAGTTTTGCACTCTACGAAGCGCTCCGGAGGATAAATCCCAGCCCCTACATGTACTACCTCGACTTCGGTGACACTAAGGTGATCGGATCCTCGCCGGAAATGCTCGTCCGGGTCGAAGGCCGGAGGGTCACCACCGTCCCGATCGCAGGGACCCGGCTCCGGGGCAGAACCCGCGAAGAGGATGCTCTGCTGGAACAAAATCTCCTTTCCGACGAGAAAGAACGTGCAGAACATACCATGCTGGTAGACCTGGCAAGAAACGACCTTGGACGGGTATGTTCCTTCGGGACTGTCGGGGTGACGGAGTTTATGAGCGTGGAGAAATTTTCCCACGTCCAGCACCTGGTGTCTGTCGTGGAGGGGGAGCTCTCCCCGGTACTTCACCCCGCTGCCGCCCTGATCTCATGTTTCCCCGCGGGCACGGTAAGCGGGGCGCCAAAGATCCGTGCCATGCAGATCATCGATTCGCTGGAGCCCGATCCCCGGGGGATCTATGCAGGAGCCGTGGGATACTTCGGGCTTGACGGGAACATGGAGTTCGCAATCACTATCAGGACGATCGTGGTGAAGGACAGGGTTGCGTCCTTCCAGGTCGGTGCGGGTATTGTCGCCGATTCCGACCCTGCGAGGGAGTGGGAAGAGACCGAGCACAAAGCAGGTGCGATGCTCCGGGCCCTGGAGTCCGCAGGGGGTTCTCCCTCATGA
- a CDS encoding beta-ribofuranosylaminobenzene 5'-phosphate synthase family protein, translating to MQSPGKPDGDAGDRFSSSLRSIEEDVGPLSPVQKILITTDGSVTRLLEAFTGSGIGIVTLHQQTVESSPPESAVLDVNPGEAVNHRIVEIRRTDTGAVLLHATSFTPLSRLEPEWRQDLVRADVPIGKILAGHKIEARRELLDVGLEPAGVKMAGIFGIDPGDLLLKREYRIIHRGLPLIDIHEKFPLQSFSRGAGVVIRAPSRLHFGLIDLHGGLSRVDGGIGLALSHPATILSARLAPELHVEGGTPEMNRRAAEAALSILARQGISGGAFLTLHASPPEHVGLGAGTALGLSAARAVCELYRIELPVRDLARAVGRGGTSGVGTGAFEFGGFLLDGGHSFGKSADKESFLPSAASKGLSPPPLIARHAFPEEWKILLVIPHGLLRVYGEEERDLFARACPVPEGEVGETCREVIMRVLPGLVDHDLDLFSAGVNRIQHLGFKEVERSHQPPLLGDLLRSLRSAGAACTGMSSFGPTVFCITDSSPEALERAARETLQGMPASFIHTSAANKGALIRTL from the coding sequence ATGCAATCTCCCGGGAAGCCTGACGGGGATGCCGGGGATCGTTTTTCTTCCAGCCTCCGGAGCATCGAAGAGGACGTCGGCCCCCTTTCCCCCGTGCAGAAGATTCTCATAACCACGGACGGGTCCGTTACCCGCCTGCTGGAGGCGTTCACCGGCTCGGGGATCGGGATCGTCACCCTTCACCAGCAGACCGTCGAATCCTCCCCGCCGGAGTCCGCAGTGCTGGACGTAAACCCCGGAGAAGCGGTGAACCACCGGATCGTCGAGATCAGGCGCACGGATACGGGCGCCGTGCTGCTCCACGCGACCTCGTTCACCCCGCTTTCCAGGCTGGAGCCCGAATGGCGCCAGGACCTGGTGAGGGCGGACGTCCCGATAGGTAAAATCCTTGCCGGGCACAAGATCGAGGCCAGAAGAGAGCTCCTGGACGTAGGACTGGAACCCGCCGGAGTGAAAATGGCCGGGATATTCGGGATCGACCCCGGCGATCTCCTCCTCAAACGGGAATACCGGATAATCCACCGGGGACTCCCGCTCATTGATATTCACGAGAAATTTCCTCTGCAGTCCTTCTCCAGGGGGGCTGGTGTGGTCATTCGCGCTCCTTCTCGTCTCCATTTCGGGCTCATCGATCTCCACGGGGGACTGTCGAGAGTTGACGGAGGGATCGGCCTCGCCCTCTCGCACCCCGCTACCATCCTTTCGGCCCGTCTGGCACCGGAATTGCACGTTGAGGGGGGGACCCCGGAAATGAACCGGAGGGCCGCCGAGGCGGCCTTGTCAATTCTTGCCCGGCAGGGAATATCTGGCGGTGCGTTCCTTACCCTGCATGCATCACCCCCTGAACACGTGGGCCTGGGAGCGGGTACCGCCCTCGGTCTCTCGGCAGCCCGGGCCGTCTGCGAACTCTACCGGATCGAACTCCCGGTCAGGGATTTGGCGAGGGCCGTTGGGCGGGGGGGGACCTCCGGGGTCGGTACCGGCGCGTTCGAATTCGGGGGGTTTCTCCTCGACGGCGGCCATAGTTTTGGAAAGTCTGCAGATAAGGAATCTTTTCTCCCTTCGGCGGCATCCAAAGGGCTTTCCCCACCGCCGCTTATCGCGCGGCACGCCTTCCCTGAAGAATGGAAGATACTCCTGGTCATTCCGCACGGTCTCCTCCGGGTCTACGGCGAAGAGGAACGAGACCTGTTTGCCAGGGCGTGTCCAGTACCGGAGGGCGAAGTAGGTGAGACCTGCCGCGAAGTAATCATGAGGGTCCTTCCCGGACTGGTGGACCATGACCTCGACCTGTTTTCAGCCGGTGTCAACCGGATCCAGCACCTTGGGTTCAAGGAGGTTGAACGCTCCCACCAACCTCCGTTACTCGGGGACCTCCTGCGTTCGCTGCGGTCAGCAGGTGCCGCGTGCACGGGGATGAGCTCGTTCGGCCCCACGGTCTTCTGTATCACGGATTCCTCCCCGGAGGCGCTGGAACGTGCCGCCCGGGAGACGCTCCAGGGAATGCCTGCATCGTTCATCCATACCTCGGCAGCCAACAAAGGTGCACTGATCAGAACATTATAG
- a CDS encoding PEP/pyruvate-binding domain-containing protein, whose amino-acid sequence MIRFGPGTVDEEITAEYFGNKAAGLAELVRLGIPVPPGFALSVVLCEEYFAGGGKAPDDLRELLREGISFLERATLRKFGGARNPLLVSVRSGAAASMPGVMETLLNVGLSRETVRGLIFLTGNPRFAWDTYRRALQNFGQAIYGLDGGWFHARLLEAMAAEDIRDEVELDAHSLKQLCDEYEKEFSTAGVNFPQDVMVQLELSALGVLRSWEGPRARAFRKMNLVEGARGTAVTVQAMVYGNLGSQSGAGVAFTRNPWKGDNELVIDFKFGAQGEDVVSGDQAATTQDEFRAAMPGVYDQLSGFGRMLELHFHDMQDIEFTVQDGDLFILQTRIGKRSPYAALAIAVNMVMEGILTSSDALWMLRDVDIDRISVQKISSRDYPVAIGVPASSGVASGMIALSSERAARDAEEGKDVILVSETASPDDLPGIHFARGLLTSRGARTSHAAVVARQLGKICVVNCTTLEIDLPRHRCTIGGQELREGEVITIDGNTGRVYLGEVEVILEKPQDLIDTVHSWENTG is encoded by the coding sequence ATGATCAGGTTTGGCCCCGGCACCGTGGATGAGGAGATAACCGCCGAATATTTCGGAAACAAGGCCGCAGGGCTGGCGGAGCTGGTACGCCTTGGGATACCCGTCCCTCCTGGTTTCGCACTTTCGGTCGTATTGTGCGAGGAATATTTTGCGGGGGGCGGAAAGGCGCCTGATGATCTCCGGGAGCTGCTCAGGGAAGGGATATCGTTCCTTGAACGGGCTACATTGCGTAAATTCGGGGGGGCGAGAAACCCCCTCCTGGTCTCGGTCAGGTCCGGGGCCGCGGCCTCGATGCCCGGGGTGATGGAGACGCTCCTGAATGTGGGCTTATCCAGGGAAACGGTCCGGGGCCTGATATTTCTGACAGGGAACCCTCGTTTCGCCTGGGACACCTACCGGCGCGCACTCCAGAATTTCGGGCAGGCCATATACGGACTGGATGGAGGATGGTTCCATGCCCGGCTTTTGGAAGCGATGGCCGCGGAAGACATCCGGGACGAAGTCGAACTGGATGCACACAGCCTGAAGCAGCTGTGCGACGAGTATGAGAAGGAGTTTTCTACTGCAGGAGTAAATTTTCCGCAGGACGTGATGGTTCAGCTCGAACTGTCCGCGCTCGGGGTATTGCGCTCCTGGGAGGGACCGCGTGCGCGTGCGTTTCGGAAGATGAACCTGGTGGAGGGTGCGCGAGGAACCGCGGTGACCGTCCAGGCGATGGTCTACGGCAACCTTGGATCGCAGTCCGGTGCCGGGGTGGCCTTCACGCGGAACCCGTGGAAGGGCGATAACGAGCTGGTGATAGACTTCAAGTTCGGGGCCCAGGGAGAGGACGTGGTCTCGGGTGACCAGGCCGCGACAACCCAGGATGAATTCAGGGCGGCAATGCCCGGCGTATACGATCAACTCTCAGGTTTCGGACGGATGCTCGAACTGCATTTCCACGATATGCAGGATATTGAGTTCACCGTTCAGGACGGCGATCTCTTCATCCTCCAGACAAGAATAGGGAAACGGTCGCCGTATGCGGCACTTGCCATCGCGGTAAACATGGTGATGGAGGGTATACTTACCTCGTCCGATGCGCTGTGGATGTTGCGGGATGTAGACATCGACCGGATCTCGGTCCAGAAGATCAGTTCCCGCGATTATCCGGTGGCAATCGGGGTTCCGGCATCAAGCGGAGTGGCTTCGGGAATGATTGCCCTCAGCAGTGAGCGGGCGGCTCGCGACGCGGAGGAAGGAAAGGACGTGATCCTCGTGAGCGAGACTGCGTCACCGGACGACCTGCCGGGGATCCACTTCGCCAGGGGACTCCTTACCTCCCGTGGCGCAAGAACCTCCCATGCGGCAGTGGTAGCCCGGCAGCTCGGAAAGATCTGCGTGGTGAACTGCACGACGCTGGAGATCGATCTTCCCCGCCACCGATGTACCATCGGTGGGCAGGAACTGCGGGAAGGCGAGGTAATCACAATCGACGGCAACACCGGAAGGGTATACCTCGGAGAAGTTGAAGTGATCCTTGAAAAACCCCAGGATTTGATCGATACGGTCCACTCGTGGGAAAATACCGGGTGA
- a CDS encoding FAD-dependent oxidoreductase, protein MITVVGGGPAGRNAAVYMAHAGEEVRLIESGGKSGIGGQCLHYGCMLVCGLNDVARVRAQSAVLRRRGILGSLPDIDFEALVAGLSEVQGKIAEFLDKETRDAGIEIIYGKEAHVQGKTVLVDDDPHTPDHLLIATGSCPLIPDVPGIGLPGVYTSHTFSEIPSLPRRITVVGGGIMAAEFAFIFQSLGSTVDLVSRSGFLKNLDPRLREAAIRDLSGITLHEHARLVGIGGEEAAGSVRFVHEGEPEEVNCDAVFLAAGLAPRSEHISGIEKGALGEILVNGRMETSVSGVYAAGDVTGCPCLTPVARREGMVAADNILGRPCEMNYTLIPQSMNLMYEYAFARNAKTEGVSLWVPGPAGPGTFWSVPEGRTGMAKLTADPDSGEIEEICVAAPAGGIIAAYSTFLVSMGVNVHDFQKFLEVHPEADGLSSLIKYASLRFGRENLT, encoded by the coding sequence ATGATCACCGTTGTCGGCGGGGGGCCCGCAGGGCGCAATGCGGCCGTATACATGGCACACGCGGGTGAGGAAGTAAGGCTGATCGAGTCCGGGGGGAAAAGCGGCATCGGGGGTCAGTGCCTCCATTACGGCTGTATGCTGGTCTGCGGTCTGAACGACGTGGCCAGGGTCAGGGCCCAGTCCGCCGTACTCCGGCGGAGAGGAATACTCGGGTCCCTCCCTGATATCGATTTTGAGGCGCTGGTCGCAGGCCTTTCGGAAGTGCAGGGAAAAATTGCGGAATTTCTCGACAAGGAAACCCGGGATGCCGGGATAGAGATTATTTACGGGAAAGAGGCCCATGTACAGGGGAAAACGGTCCTTGTCGATGACGACCCGCACACCCCTGATCACCTGCTGATCGCAACCGGCTCGTGTCCATTGATACCGGATGTTCCCGGCATCGGGCTTCCGGGGGTCTATACTTCGCATACCTTTTCGGAGATTCCCTCCCTTCCGCGCAGGATAACCGTGGTGGGGGGAGGGATAATGGCGGCCGAATTTGCATTCATCTTTCAATCCCTGGGGAGCACCGTGGACCTGGTGTCAAGGAGCGGGTTCCTTAAAAATTTGGATCCCCGGCTCCGTGAGGCTGCGATCAGGGACCTCTCCGGGATCACCCTTCATGAACACGCCCGTCTCGTCGGGATCGGAGGTGAAGAGGCTGCAGGTTCGGTACGGTTCGTACACGAAGGAGAGCCGGAAGAAGTGAATTGCGATGCGGTCTTTCTCGCCGCGGGACTTGCCCCCCGGTCGGAACATATATCAGGGATCGAAAAAGGGGCCCTTGGAGAGATCCTGGTAAACGGGAGAATGGAGACCAGCGTCTCCGGGGTATACGCTGCGGGGGACGTGACCGGCTGCCCGTGCCTGACCCCGGTCGCCCGGCGGGAAGGAATGGTTGCGGCCGATAATATTCTCGGGAGACCCTGCGAGATGAACTATACCTTGATCCCACAATCGATGAACCTTATGTACGAGTACGCGTTCGCCCGGAACGCGAAGACGGAAGGAGTATCGCTCTGGGTTCCCGGCCCGGCCGGACCGGGTACCTTCTGGAGCGTTCCGGAAGGCCGCACAGGCATGGCAAAACTCACCGCCGACCCGGATTCCGGAGAGATCGAAGAGATATGTGTTGCCGCACCCGCCGGGGGAATCATCGCGGCTTATTCCACGTTCCTGGTCAGTATGGGAGTAAACGTCCACGATTTCCAGAAATTCCTGGAAGTCCACCCGGAAGCCGACGGGCTCTCTTCCCTGATCAAGTATGCATCCCTCCGGTTCGGTCGGGAGAACCTCACCTGA
- a CDS encoding DUF128 domain-containing protein — protein sequence MSLPLKFVNNTIEDYAMQVTFDPREGTGKVVYNLSLVDDKDLETSISIFKDAYKSGICVSGLVRFIEAGKKIGDLVVPQGQTAIITMCSSTLDGILLKKGVPLNPIGGGVVEIERRIPRRFTHIILYEHTTIDPLQVLISQEITSITSVMRKGSGNILANIRQCHMEAEALIGEVMDDLAGSSFSGILDVGLPNTPTLGVAVDPQYMGIVAVGGTNPIAAIREDGVNVVTHAIKGLMEADTMIEILDY from the coding sequence ATGAGTCTCCCCCTGAAGTTTGTGAATAACACGATTGAAGACTATGCGATGCAGGTGACCTTCGACCCGCGGGAAGGGACCGGAAAAGTGGTCTACAATCTTTCCCTGGTTGACGACAAGGATCTGGAGACATCGATCTCAATTTTTAAGGACGCGTATAAATCGGGGATCTGTGTCAGCGGACTTGTCCGTTTCATCGAAGCCGGAAAAAAGATCGGGGATCTCGTGGTTCCGCAGGGACAGACCGCGATAATCACCATGTGCAGTTCGACCCTGGATGGGATCCTCTTAAAAAAAGGTGTTCCGCTCAACCCGATCGGCGGCGGAGTCGTCGAGATCGAGCGAAGAATCCCCCGCAGGTTTACCCATATCATCCTGTACGAGCATACGACCATCGACCCGCTCCAGGTCCTCATATCTCAGGAGATCACCTCCATCACCAGCGTGATGCGGAAGGGCAGCGGAAACATCCTGGCAAACATCCGGCAGTGCCATATGGAGGCGGAGGCCCTCATCGGGGAAGTGATGGACGACCTTGCAGGGAGCAGTTTTTCGGGGATACTGGACGTGGGCCTCCCGAACACACCCACATTAGGCGTTGCGGTCGACCCTCAGTACATGGGGATAGTCGCGGTCGGAGGTACCAACCCGATAGCCGCGATCCGAGAAGACGGGGTTAATGTCGTCACCCACGCCATCAAGGGACTGATGGAAGCGGATACCATGATCGAGATACTGGATTACTGA
- a CDS encoding TrmB family transcriptional regulator → MTELSPQQLTIAESLKSLGLTKYEALVYIALLRVTGATATEIHEISGVPRASVYPVLDRLLQKNLVAVSHTTPKRFTSIPPDEGIDSLLKTVESDARQAKKILNKMYRERSSPDRGNQELIWSIYGNENIRVRLIDMISGAEDSVKIIFFHGFLKQEITEILSELAARISVEIITDQWDGQVPKGMNVHIKQGPKDHEQITPRSFAGGVFLVDAKKSMVLMGSNEEGFTALYSESIGFLRFFSIYWNFFSAWAGTEAQ, encoded by the coding sequence ATGACTGAGTTGTCACCCCAGCAACTGACGATTGCGGAATCTCTCAAATCTCTCGGTTTAACCAAATATGAGGCACTGGTGTACATTGCACTGCTCCGGGTCACCGGTGCGACCGCGACAGAGATCCACGAGATATCCGGGGTGCCACGCGCATCGGTCTACCCGGTCCTGGACAGGCTTCTTCAAAAGAACCTTGTTGCAGTCTCCCATACAACCCCCAAACGTTTCACCTCGATCCCCCCCGATGAAGGGATCGACAGCCTGCTTAAGACCGTGGAATCCGACGCCAGGCAGGCGAAAAAGATCCTCAACAAAATGTACCGGGAGCGCTCCTCGCCCGATCGTGGAAACCAGGAGCTGATCTGGAGCATCTACGGGAACGAGAATATCAGAGTCCGGTTGATCGATATGATCTCCGGAGCGGAAGATTCGGTGAAGATCATCTTCTTTCACGGGTTTTTAAAGCAGGAAATAACCGAGATACTCTCCGAACTGGCAGCCCGCATCTCGGTGGAGATTATTACCGATCAATGGGACGGCCAGGTTCCCAAAGGGATGAATGTGCATATCAAGCAGGGGCCAAAAGATCACGAACAGATAACGCCCCGGTCATTTGCCGGAGGCGTCTTCCTGGTCGACGCGAAAAAGTCCATGGTACTGATGGGCTCAAATGAAGAGGGGTTTACCGCGCTATACTCTGAATCGATCGGATTTTTACGGTTTTTTTCAATATACTGGAATTTTTTCTCCGCATGGGCCGGCACGGAGGCTCAGTAA
- a CDS encoding COG1361 S-layer family protein, with product MAGTKYMSGGPDISAALSGSNQFSPGQDTTLNVKIENKGLIDIKFVQSGIVDRDDLPNTAKLVSVALSPGDAPIVIKSDPQNVGDIPGGKSASASFAVKFSSDAAAGRYVLPLTVKYTYLSSAEQIGQDSIQYIYKDVEETIDLPVSIEPRVILEVVSADPEHLNVGNEGYLHVKVKNTGLETGESTIIKIARNGNSPLIPTDSSVYIGTLSPGETVDCTFKVSVSRDATAQTYPVDLLAVYQDHEGDTVTSDPVTVGVPVGGKVSFEVISTPGELTPGVKKVIEVEYRNTGDTTAYNAQARISAIDPFTSNDDTAFLGDLAPGDTAIARYEVSVDQAAVAKDYGLDSEIRYRDALDNSQISDTMKVQVKVAPAGSPLPMIIGIIIILGIVGGVGYYVYQKRKKN from the coding sequence ATGGCTGGGACCAAGTACATGTCCGGGGGTCCCGATATCTCCGCAGCACTCTCAGGTTCCAACCAGTTCTCCCCGGGCCAGGACACCACCCTCAATGTAAAAATCGAAAACAAGGGGCTTATCGATATAAAATTTGTCCAGTCCGGGATCGTCGATCGCGATGACCTTCCGAATACCGCAAAACTGGTAAGTGTCGCACTCTCGCCCGGGGATGCCCCTATCGTCATCAAATCCGATCCCCAGAACGTGGGAGACATCCCTGGAGGGAAGAGCGCATCGGCATCCTTTGCAGTGAAGTTCTCCTCGGATGCCGCTGCGGGAAGATACGTGCTCCCCCTGACGGTCAAATACACGTACCTTAGCTCCGCTGAACAGATCGGTCAGGACAGCATCCAGTATATCTATAAGGATGTCGAGGAGACTATCGACCTCCCCGTCTCCATAGAACCAAGGGTGATACTGGAAGTCGTCTCCGCGGACCCGGAACACCTGAATGTGGGAAACGAGGGATATCTGCACGTTAAAGTGAAAAATACCGGTCTGGAGACCGGCGAGTCGACCATCATAAAGATCGCCCGCAATGGGAACAGTCCCCTCATCCCTACAGACAGCAGCGTGTACATCGGCACCCTCAGCCCTGGTGAGACGGTGGACTGCACATTCAAGGTCTCGGTATCCCGCGATGCAACCGCCCAGACGTACCCCGTGGACCTTCTCGCAGTGTACCAGGACCACGAGGGGGACACGGTGACCTCCGATCCCGTGACCGTGGGGGTTCCTGTGGGCGGGAAGGTTTCGTTCGAAGTGATCTCGACACCAGGCGAGCTCACCCCGGGAGTCAAAAAGGTAATCGAGGTGGAATACAGGAATACCGGAGATACTACGGCGTACAATGCCCAGGCGCGGATTAGCGCGATCGATCCGTTCACGAGCAACGACGATACCGCGTTCCTCGGTGACCTTGCACCAGGGGACACTGCTATCGCCCGCTACGAAGTGAGCGTGGACCAGGCGGCTGTTGCCAAAGATTACGGGCTTGATTCTGAGATCCGGTACAGGGATGCTTTGGACAACAGCCAGATCTCGGATACCATGAAAGTCCAGGTGAAGGTTGCCCCGGCCGGATCCCCCCTGCCGATGATAATAGGAATCATCATCATACTCGGGATAGTGGGAGGGGTCGGGTATTATGTGTACCAAAAACGAAAGAAGAACTGA
- a CDS encoding glucose-6-phosphate isomerase family protein, translated as MVLWGWTLPEPDIRTGTDMHRVLQSPACATDTPLYFMYRDLARSERDKLWLQSHNVRFDLTIIPPRQICGEFVKTKGHYHPKNAAGVGYPEIYEVISGEAHYLLQHRDLHDVVVIPAYEGDVVIIPPGYGHVTINPGSCRLSMCNLVSTEFRSEYEEFEQNQGAAYYEQCDGSFVKNSRYRDLPPLRIAEPSLLGNEFREINAPLYELVGHGGELPGLLNNPERYLDRFSRFRPD; from the coding sequence ATGGTTTTGTGGGGATGGACCCTTCCCGAGCCTGACATCCGCACAGGCACCGATATGCACCGGGTGCTGCAGTCACCTGCCTGCGCAACGGATACCCCCCTCTATTTTATGTACCGGGACCTGGCCCGGTCTGAGAGAGATAAACTCTGGTTACAGAGCCACAATGTGCGGTTCGACCTGACCATCATCCCCCCACGCCAGATATGCGGCGAGTTCGTCAAGACCAAAGGGCATTATCATCCAAAAAATGCCGCAGGTGTAGGGTACCCCGAGATCTACGAGGTTATTTCGGGAGAAGCGCATTACCTGCTGCAGCATCGGGACCTGCACGACGTGGTAGTGATCCCCGCGTATGAAGGTGATGTGGTGATCATCCCACCGGGGTACGGGCATGTCACGATAAACCCGGGATCGTGCAGACTTAGCATGTGCAACCTCGTCTCGACGGAATTCAGGAGCGAATACGAGGAGTTCGAACAGAACCAGGGGGCGGCGTATTACGAACAATGCGACGGATCATTCGTAAAGAACAGCCGCTACCGGGACCTGCCGCCGCTCCGCATCGCGGAGCCGTCACTGCTCGGCAACGAGTTCAGGGAAATAAATGCCCCGCTGTACGAACTGGTGGGACACGGGGGGGAGCTGCCCGGGCTCCTCAACAACCCGGAACGCTACCTTGACCGTTTCAGCAGATTCCGACCAGACTAG
- a CDS encoding NAD+ synthase, with the protein MKGDLGCAMGRIEQMIRYTLWNSGAGGIVIGISGGIDSAVAAAFCEKAIGGGNILGLSMPSAVSREEDLLDARALCEYLGISHMVVRIDPMLDAYRAMPGFMETPYLTGNLMARSRMAILYYYANRDRRLVCGTSNRSEFLLGYTTKYGDNAGDFQPILHLLKTEVVEVAQELGIPEAIIKKAPSAGLWPGQSDEGEIGMTYAEIDTAIRALEAQEWRPKNNREEKVLEMVKKSEHKRLPAPSLVGIC; encoded by the coding sequence ATGAAAGGCGATCTTGGTTGTGCGATGGGCAGGATAGAACAGATGATCCGCTACACACTCTGGAACAGCGGTGCGGGCGGCATCGTTATCGGGATTTCCGGCGGTATAGATTCTGCGGTTGCTGCGGCGTTCTGCGAGAAAGCGATAGGAGGCGGGAACATTCTCGGATTATCGATGCCAAGCGCCGTCTCGAGGGAGGAGGACCTCCTTGATGCCAGAGCCCTCTGCGAATACCTCGGGATATCACATATGGTAGTGCGGATAGATCCCATGCTGGACGCATACCGGGCGATGCCTGGGTTTATGGAGACCCCGTACCTCACTGGCAACCTGATGGCGAGGAGCAGGATGGCGATCCTCTATTATTATGCGAACCGGGACCGGCGGCTCGTCTGCGGGACCTCGAACCGGAGCGAGTTTCTGCTCGGTTACACCACGAAATACGGGGATAACGCCGGGGATTTCCAGCCGATCCTGCACCTCCTGAAAACAGAGGTCGTCGAAGTGGCACAAGAACTGGGCATTCCCGAGGCCATTATTAAAAAAGCTCCTTCCGCAGGGCTATGGCCGGGGCAGAGCGACGAGGGGGAGATCGGGATGACCTATGCCGAGATCGACACGGCGATCCGTGCGCTGGAAGCGCAGGAATGGCGACCGAAGAACAACCGGGAGGAGAAGGTGCTCGAAATGGTCAAGAAAAGCGAGCATAAACGTTTACCGGCCCCTAGTCTGGTCGGAATCTGCTGA